The Pontibacter korlensis sequence TGGAAAAAGGATGGAGTGCCAGTTTATGATAAGTCGAATGAATTTACAGCAACCGAAGCAGGTGTTTACACTGTAGAGCTCTCTAATTTTTGTGGATATGTCAGAAGCTCCAACAAAGTTGATTTTAGAATACAAAAGCCTATTCCTGCATTTGAGGTAGAAGCTACAGGCAAACTGGTGTTCTGCAAAGGAGGTAGTGTAAAACTGGCAGTTCCGCAATATCAGGACGTGACCTATGCGTGGTTCAGGGATGGCCAACCCATCAGTGGTAGCAGCTTTGAGTTAGTGGCAGAAGAAGCCGGAAATTATACGGCAGCTATAACAAGCGAGTGCGGTACTTTCAAAAGTGTAAAAGGGCAAAAAGTAGAACTATTAGCCTTGCCTGAGGCACCCACAGCAAAAAATGTAACGGGGTGCACAAAAGCTGCTTTAACATTAACTGCCACAGGAGGTACAGCTGGCAAGTATAGGTGGTACACGCAAGCTAAAGGAGGAGCTGCTATAGCAGGTGTGGATGGAGCTTCATACACTACTCCTGTTTTAACGAACTCAACTACTTACTATGTAGCTATTACCAACGGTCTGTGCGAAAGTGAGCGGGTGCCTGTAGAAGCCATCATCAACGAAAAGCCTGCTGTGCCAACTATTGAGGTAAATGGTGTGCTGGAATTTTGTGAAGGAGGAGCTGTAGAACTTAGCATAAAAGCATACAAGAACCAGGAGTGTGTCTGGTTTCGCAATGGGAAAGAAGTTGCTAGCGGAGCCAATTCGATAAATGCAACCGAAAGCGGCGAGTATACGGTGCAGTTGAAGAACGACTGTGGGGCCACCCTTTCATCAAATAAAATAAAAGTAACTGTTTGGCCGGCTCCTGCACCACCCGTGGTACAGCACGGAAGTACTTGTGGCCCCGGTGAAGTAAAACTTACTGCTTCGGGTGGTAAGGCTGGCGAGTATAAGTGGTATGATAATGTTTCCTCACTTATTGCTCTGGAAGGGTTTACTGGTGATAGCTTTACAACGCCTGTGCTGCAGACCTCTCAAACATATTATGTTTCGTTAGTGAGCAATGGCTGCGAAACAGAACGAGTGCCGGTACAGGCTAATGTTTACGCTATACCTGTTGCAGTGGCAAATGTATCAGACGATGAGATTGATGCCGGAGAAACAGTTCAGCTTACAGGCAGTGGCGGTGCACACTACAGTTGGAGCCCTGCCATAGGCTTAAGCGACTCTAAAGCATCTTCCCCTGTTGCCACACCCGATGAAACCACCCGCTATACTTTAACCGTGAAAAATGAAGAGGGATGCGAGGACACAACCAGCGTAGTGGTTACGGTGCGTCAGTTACTGGAGATCCCTAACGCATTTTCTCCTAACGGTGATGGCGTAAACGACACTTGGGAAATAAAGAACATCGAGTATTTCCCAGACGCAAAGGTAGAAGTCTACAACCGCTGGGGAAGCCTTGTTTTTGAAAAAGTCAGCTACCGTAATGAGTGGCATGGCACTTACAGAGGAGCACGATTGCCTGTTAGCACCTACTTCTATGTCATCACCATACCGGGTAAAAATAAGTTTACCGGCTATCTGAATATTGTGAATTAAGAATGGAATTGTGAAGAAGAAGCCTATGAAACTATTTTTACCACTCCTGCTTTTTTGTGTTCTCCCTCTGCTGGTGTTAGCACAGCAGAAGCCACAGTACAGTCAGTACACCATCAACAACTATTTATTGAATCCTGCTATTGCGGGTATAGAGGACTATGCCGATATGAAGATAGGTAGTAGATCGCAGATGTCGGGTATAGAAGGTGAGCCAACAACTTATTACCTAAGTGCACATGCTCCGATTGGGTATACTTCTAAAGGCGGGCGTAGCGGTTCCGGAAAATCCACTCCCTCGTTTGGCAACAATAACAGGAGCGGCAGAATTAGTCAGCGGTTCAGGCCGCACCACGGTATAGGTGTACTTGCCGTACACGATAGGTTAGGGGCTTTTTATAGAACCGAAGCTAGCTTTGCATATGCCTACCATCTGGCTTTATCGCGCGAGGTAAAATTATCCGGAGGAGTAAGTGCAGGCTTAATTCAGCAGCGGCTGCGTTCTAATGAGCTATCGTTTGCAAATCCTGTGGATGGAGCTAATGCTGACTGGAATATGGTGAAGCCAAACCTTTCTGCTGGTCTTTGGCTCTATGGAAGTGATTTCTACATAGGTACCTCTGCTACGCAACTACTTGGGAATTCTATTAACTTCGATAACTCTGTAGAAGATAGAAACCTGTTATATGAGCATTACTTCCTGACCGGTGCCTACAAATTTGATATCACAGAGGAGGTGAGTTTAGTGCCCTCCATCATGCTGATGTGGTTGCAACCCCTGCCTGGTTCTATAGACTTCAACCTGCGGGCGGTGTATGACGACAGACTATGGATAGGTGGATCGTACAGGCAGAATGGTAACTATGCTGTGCTTGCAGGTGTTACGATCAACCACGTTTTCGACCTTGGTTATGCTTATGACCGGGGGATACCTGCCTTTAATGGTATGGGCAATGGTAACCACGAGGTAGTGATTGGGATGCGTGTTTTTAACAAAGCCAAGGTGCTTTGCCCGCAGAATCTTTGGTAGCCAAAGTGTTGTAATCCTTTCCTGTTGATGTTCTTAGTATAACCTCAACTATTAATCTTTCTGATTAAAGTTTTTTGCCAGCCTTGATAATCCCGGCTGCCACTGGAAAGTCTGTGGCTTTATGAGTAAATTGCCAGCTTAACTCTAAGCTTATGCAAGAAACAGAAGAAGCGAAAGCTGTCCTTTCTGACAGAATATTATCTCTGGCTGAGTCTCAGACTATTGCCATGGCTAAAAAAGCCCGTGAGCTGGCTGCCAAAGGGTATGACGTGATCAACCTGAGTTTTGGAGAACCAGACTTCCAGACACCGCAGTACATAAAGGATGCTGCCAAAAAGGCCATAGACGAAGGTTTTACCTTCTACACGCCTGTACCTGGTTACCCAGAGCTGCGACAGGAGATTGCAAAGAAGTTCAAGCGGGACAACAACCTCGACTTTGCGCCTGATCAGATTGTGGTTTCTACCGGGGCTAAGCAAAGTATAGCCAACGCCGTTATGTGCCTTGTTAATCCTGGCGACGAGGTGATTATTTTCTCGCCATACTGGGTGTCGTACGAGGAAATTGTGAAACTGGCTGAGGGAGTGCCGGTACCAGTGATGGGCCGCCTGGAGAACGACTATAAAGTAACAGCCGAGCAGCTGGAGAAGGCTATCACAAGCAATACGAAGCTGGTGATGTACTCTTCCCCGAGCAACCCAACCGGAGCTGTATTCGATGAGGAGGAGCTGCTGGCGATAGCTAGAGTGCTGGAGAAACATCCGCAGATCCATATTATTGCCGATGAGATTTATGAGTACATAAACTTCGGGGGCAAGCACCATAGCATGGCTAGCTTCGACTTTATCCGTGAGCGTGTGATCACGATAAACGGCTTTTCCAAAGGTTATGCTATGACGGGCTGGCGTGTAGGCTATATGGCTGCAAGCCGCGAAATAGCCTCAGCCTGTGAGAAAATGCAAAGCCAGATTACATCTGGTACCAGTTCTATCTCCCAGAAGGCAGCTACTGCTGCATTACAGGGAGGCAATGCCAGTGCCTTGGAAATGACAGAGGCTTACCGCCGTCGTCGGGACCTGGTACTGAACCTGATGAACGATATACCCGGTTTCAAGACATACCTGCCAAGTGGTGCTTTCTATATCTTCCCGGATGTAAGCGAGTACTTTGGCAAACAGTACGAGGGTAAAACTATCGAAAGTGCCCTAGACCTCAGCATGTTTATACTTAGCGATGCCAATGTGGCTGTGGTAAGTGGCGAGGCATTCGGAGCACCGCAGTGTATCCGCTTCTCTTTTGCCACCTCCGACGAGAAATTGACGGAAGCTCTTCGCCGCATTAAAGAAAGCCTCGCAAAACTGCAGTAATGGATTCAATCAAAAGTTTGGAAGATATTTTTGAGGCTTTCAACAGTCTTAAAGTGCTGGTGGTGGGTGATGTGATGATTGACTCCTACCTGTGGGGCAAAACCTCCCGCATCTCCCCTGAGGCTCCTGTGCCTATTGTAAACGTGGTGAAGCGGGAGAAGCGCTTGGGCGGTGCAGCCAACGTGGCGCTAAACGTGCAGGCCATGGGAGCTACACCTCTACTTTGCTCAGTTATTGGCGACGATCAGGATGGTGCCGATTACCTTCGCCTGATGGAGGAGAAAGGTTTATCCATTGAAGGAATAGTACAAAGCCCGGAGCGCGTTACAACCATCAAGCACAGGATTATTGCAGGTGCACAGCAACTCCTGCGCGTAGACTCAGAAATTGAGCATAACCTGGCAGACTACGAGGAACGATACCTGGAAGAGCGCTACCTGCAGTTACTAAAGCAGGCGGATGTGGTAATTTTTGAGGATTACGATAAAGGCATTTTTTCAAAGCAGAACATTCAGCGCTTTCTGGAGCTGGCCAATGAGTATAACGTACCCAGCGTCATAGACCCGAAGAAGAAAAACTTCCTGAGCTATGTAGGCTGTACGCTTTTCAAACCAAACCTGAAAGAGCTAAAAGAGGGACTTAAGGTTGACTTCGCTGATGAGAACCTGCCTGCTTTTGAGGAAGCTGTAGAAGAGCTTCAGGAGCAACTACAAACAAAGCAAGTACTGGTCACGCTGTCCGAGCGTGGCGTTTTTGTAGCCGATGGTGCCGAGAAAACGTACATCGGTGCTCACCGCCGCTCCATATCCGACGTTTCTGGTGCCGGAGACACGGTCATAAGTATAGCTGCCTTGTGCATGGCACTTAAAACTTCTATGCCATTTATGGCCGGCCTAAGTAACCTGGGCGGTGGATTAGTATGCGAGCAGGTAGGCGTAGTGCCTGTAGATAAGCAAAGGCTGTATGAAGAGGCGCAGCGGATAAGACTTTTTGAAGCACATGAATACAGAAACGCTTAACAGAGTATTGTATGATAGTAAGTTGACAGCGTATAAAATTATGCGCTGGACAACTTATTCCTTAACTATTCTGGCAATAGGTCTGCTTGTTCTGGCACATGGTGTAGTAGAGGACCCGACGCAGCTGCGAATGCTCTTCTATGCCATAGATGGCATTTTGGCAATATTTGTCATCATCTATTTCCTGCGCATACTCTATACTTTTGAGCGAGTCAAGTTCCTGAAGCGCACTTGGTTTGAGGGCATATTGATGTTCATCGTGTTCCTTAACCAGGTTTTTACCTACGTTTTAGGTATTCCTCTCATCTATAATATTTTTGAAGGATTGGGCATTCCGCTTTCTGTGGAATGGTACCGGGTGTTGGTGTCAATGTACATGCTCGTGTTCCTGATAGTGGAGCTCCTGGAGACGAAAGTGCACCTCAAAACCGTGCAGCTCAAGCCTTCAATCACTTTCCTGCTGAGTTTCGTCTTCCTGATACTGCTGGGAACGGGGCTGTTTATGCTGCCCAAAATGACGAATTCTCCGGACGGTATTCGTTTCTTGGATGCTCTGTTCATGGCTACAAGCGCTTCCTGTGTTACTGGTCTTGCAGTGGTGGATCCTGGCACCTACTTTACCCTGGCAGGCCAGGTAGTGCTGCTGCTCCTTATACAAATGGGTGGTTTGGGTATCCTTACCTTTGCTACTTTCTTTGCCTCGCTAATGCGTCAGGGAATCGGGGTAAAGCAACACGTGGCCATGCATGAGCTGCTCGAGAGCGAGTCCCTTTTTTCAACAAAGGGACTGATGCGCAAGCTGATCTTACTTACCTTAACCATAGAAGGGATAGGTGCAGTAATGATTTTCATGAGCTGGGGGCAAGAAGCACAGTTCACAAACCTGGGCAGTAAGATCTTTTTCTCTGTTTTCCATTCGATTTCTGCGTTCTGTAATGCAGGTTTCTCTCTTTATCCAGAAGGCCTTTACACACAGCCAATCCGGTTCTCATACATCCTGCATTTAACCGTCAGCCTACTGATTATTTTTGGAGGTCTGGGTTTTCCAGCGATTATAGATATTTTCTCTCCGGCGGCCATGCGTGCACGCTTAAAAGCGCCTTGGAGAAACTGGAAAATGATGACCCGGGTAATTGTGTATACTTCGGCTGCACTGCTTGCTCTGGGTACGGTGGGCTTTTTCTTGCTGGAGTACTTTAATACCCTCTCGCATATGAGCTTTGCAGAGGCGCTTATTACATCTTTCTTTCAGTCGGTGACCACCCGTACTGCAGGCTTTAACACAGTGGACATTTCGGCTCTGAACGTGCCTACGTTGCTGATGTTCATCTTCCTGATGTTCATTGGCGCCTCTCCTGGTTCTACCGGGGGTGGTATCAAAACTACCACCTTTACAGTAATTTTATTTGCGGTGGCTACTACTGTTCGTAATAGGCGGAATATGGAGATAGGGCATCGTACTATACCTCACTCTGTTGCTTATAAGGCCTTTACAGTGTTTACATTTGCTGCCGTCTTCAACATTACTTTCATCTTTATACTTTCTATATCAGATGCACAGTTCGATATTATTCAACTGGCTTTTGAGCAGGTGTCGGCATTTGCTACAGTG is a genomic window containing:
- a CDS encoding gliding motility-associated C-terminal domain-containing protein codes for the protein MNGPPTICTGGSVLLTASSGKSYKWSNGASSQSITVTQSGDYFVEVVDANGCVGKSETVKIEVAGKLVAPKIEYTDPLIVCDAGSIKMSVSEQEGASYIWKKDGVPVYDKSNEFTATEAGVYTVELSNFCGYVRSSNKVDFRIQKPIPAFEVEATGKLVFCKGGSVKLAVPQYQDVTYAWFRDGQPISGSSFELVAEEAGNYTAAITSECGTFKSVKGQKVELLALPEAPTAKNVTGCTKAALTLTATGGTAGKYRWYTQAKGGAAIAGVDGASYTTPVLTNSTTYYVAITNGLCESERVPVEAIINEKPAVPTIEVNGVLEFCEGGAVELSIKAYKNQECVWFRNGKEVASGANSINATESGEYTVQLKNDCGATLSSNKIKVTVWPAPAPPVVQHGSTCGPGEVKLTASGGKAGEYKWYDNVSSLIALEGFTGDSFTTPVLQTSQTYYVSLVSNGCETERVPVQANVYAIPVAVANVSDDEIDAGETVQLTGSGGAHYSWSPAIGLSDSKASSPVATPDETTRYTLTVKNEEGCEDTTSVVVTVRQLLEIPNAFSPNGDGVNDTWEIKNIEYFPDAKVEVYNRWGSLVFEKVSYRNEWHGTYRGARLPVSTYFYVITIPGKNKFTGYLNIVN
- a CDS encoding type IX secretion system membrane protein PorP/SprF — protein: MKLFLPLLLFCVLPLLVLAQQKPQYSQYTINNYLLNPAIAGIEDYADMKIGSRSQMSGIEGEPTTYYLSAHAPIGYTSKGGRSGSGKSTPSFGNNNRSGRISQRFRPHHGIGVLAVHDRLGAFYRTEASFAYAYHLALSREVKLSGGVSAGLIQQRLRSNELSFANPVDGANADWNMVKPNLSAGLWLYGSDFYIGTSATQLLGNSINFDNSVEDRNLLYEHYFLTGAYKFDITEEVSLVPSIMLMWLQPLPGSIDFNLRAVYDDRLWIGGSYRQNGNYAVLAGVTINHVFDLGYAYDRGIPAFNGMGNGNHEVVIGMRVFNKAKVLCPQNLW
- a CDS encoding pyridoxal phosphate-dependent aminotransferase, with the translated sequence MQETEEAKAVLSDRILSLAESQTIAMAKKARELAAKGYDVINLSFGEPDFQTPQYIKDAAKKAIDEGFTFYTPVPGYPELRQEIAKKFKRDNNLDFAPDQIVVSTGAKQSIANAVMCLVNPGDEVIIFSPYWVSYEEIVKLAEGVPVPVMGRLENDYKVTAEQLEKAITSNTKLVMYSSPSNPTGAVFDEEELLAIARVLEKHPQIHIIADEIYEYINFGGKHHSMASFDFIRERVITINGFSKGYAMTGWRVGYMAASREIASACEKMQSQITSGTSSISQKAATAALQGGNASALEMTEAYRRRRDLVLNLMNDIPGFKTYLPSGAFYIFPDVSEYFGKQYEGKTIESALDLSMFILSDANVAVVSGEAFGAPQCIRFSFATSDEKLTEALRRIKESLAKLQ
- a CDS encoding bifunctional heptose 7-phosphate kinase/heptose 1-phosphate adenyltransferase — its product is MDSIKSLEDIFEAFNSLKVLVVGDVMIDSYLWGKTSRISPEAPVPIVNVVKREKRLGGAANVALNVQAMGATPLLCSVIGDDQDGADYLRLMEEKGLSIEGIVQSPERVTTIKHRIIAGAQQLLRVDSEIEHNLADYEERYLEERYLQLLKQADVVIFEDYDKGIFSKQNIQRFLELANEYNVPSVIDPKKKNFLSYVGCTLFKPNLKELKEGLKVDFADENLPAFEEAVEELQEQLQTKQVLVTLSERGVFVADGAEKTYIGAHRRSISDVSGAGDTVISIAALCMALKTSMPFMAGLSNLGGGLVCEQVGVVPVDKQRLYEEAQRIRLFEAHEYRNA
- a CDS encoding TrkH family potassium uptake protein — encoded protein: MNTETLNRVLYDSKLTAYKIMRWTTYSLTILAIGLLVLAHGVVEDPTQLRMLFYAIDGILAIFVIIYFLRILYTFERVKFLKRTWFEGILMFIVFLNQVFTYVLGIPLIYNIFEGLGIPLSVEWYRVLVSMYMLVFLIVELLETKVHLKTVQLKPSITFLLSFVFLILLGTGLFMLPKMTNSPDGIRFLDALFMATSASCVTGLAVVDPGTYFTLAGQVVLLLLIQMGGLGILTFATFFASLMRQGIGVKQHVAMHELLESESLFSTKGLMRKLILLTLTIEGIGAVMIFMSWGQEAQFTNLGSKIFFSVFHSISAFCNAGFSLYPEGLYTQPIRFSYILHLTVSLLIIFGGLGFPAIIDIFSPAAMRARLKAPWRNWKMMTRVIVYTSAALLALGTVGFFLLEYFNTLSHMSFAEALITSFFQSVTTRTAGFNTVDISALNVPTLLMFIFLMFIGASPGSTGGGIKTTTFTVILFAVATTVRNRRNMEIGHRTIPHSVAYKAFTVFTFAAVFNITFIFILSISDAQFDIIQLAFEQVSAFATVGLSTGITAGLSDVGKSVIILSMYLGRVGTLTLALALSTHAKSTAYKYPASHLAVG